A segment of the Coffea eugenioides isolate CCC68of unplaced genomic scaffold, Ceug_1.0 ScVebR1_1236;HRSCAF=2056, whole genome shotgun sequence genome:
CTTCTTTTTCCTTGAAATCAAAGAACCATTCTCTATTGGACGTCATATGATGGCTACAACCTGAGTCCAATAGCCATGTACTAGAATGACCAGTAGGCATGACAGCTAATGAAAAATCTGAGTTTTGATCAATGCACTCAGATACATTTGAATCCGCAACAGCTTTTTCTTTGTCAGGTCTACCCTTCAGTTTTGGACAGTCCTTCTTCCAGTGCCCTTTCTCTCTGCAAAAGGCACACTCATCTTTACTTAGTCTGGCTCTTGACTTGGATCTTCTTCTCGTCCCCTTTCTCTGGTTTTGTGAGCGTCCTCTAGTTACCAGAGCTTCTGCTGCTCCATCTCTGCtattttgcttgtcttttcttCTGAGCTCATAGCTGTACAGGGCAGAGCTAACTTCACTGAGGGACACCTCAGCTTTCCCATGGAGTAGAGTTGTTTCAAGATGCTCAAACTCCTCAGGAAGAGATCCCAACAACATGAGAGCCAAATCTTCGTCTTCAAATGTCACATCTAAATTCATCAGATCAGTGATTAactgattgaaattagtgatgtgATCACTTAGAGTTGTGCCAGGAACATAAGTGAAGCGAAATAAACGCTTCTTCATGTTGAGCCTGTTCTGacaatttttcttcaagaacttCTCCTCCAATCCAGTCCATAATTTATTTGCAGAGGTTTCTTTTGAGAACACATATTTTTGTTCCCTTGAAAGACACGATCGAATTGTACCACACGCTAAACGATTTAGCGTCCTCCATTCCTTCTCTTCAATCTCTTCTGGTTTCTCTTTTTCGATGGCAATGTCTAGACCTTGATTAAAGAGCGCGTCTAGAATCTCACTTTGCCACATGCCGAAATGACCGGTACCATCAAATGTCTCCACATTTAATTTTGTATTCGTCATAACATTTCTCGCCATAATAGATAATGACGAGCTTGTTGATGCTTGCATTGTAGATGAAGATCTACTTTCGGCCATCTCTACAAATTATATTTAGTAGCTCCTAAATGTAGAGTAACAATAGCCCAAGAAATCTTTTCTGATGTGGAAGATCAGACCATGCTGCAACCACAGAGCATACTAAGAAACCtcgagctctgataccaattgttgcGGAAGCCCTACCAAAGTTAAGGTATAACGAGTAAATTATTGTACCTAAAATTGCAAAATGGTAATTCCCAGGAAATATTTGGTGAGGCACACTGGCCTGCTTAAGTACCAATTTCCTAGACAGAATCACCTATATATGCACTTAATTGCACAATAACTCACTACAAATATACCTACAAATATAGCTACTAAATTGACAATAAAATAGAACACCAGAATTTAACGAGGTTCGGCTAATTTGCCTACGTCCTCGGACACTACCGACAATTTAATATTTCACTAGaagaaatattacaaagagagagaagaaagcaAGTTATTGGCTCTTGCTTGGTGTACTTGAATTGGTTTGTTTGAGAGCTATTTATAGTTCTCAAACAACCTCTCAAATGTTAAACTTAATCGATGTGGGATTTAGAAATTTAGGCCAAAGAATTCAAAGTCCTcaattttggcttgaaaaagTCATCAATTGAGGCTTGGCTTTGAATTCAACACCCAGGACATACTACACTAACAATTAGTTGCAAACTTTTGTCTCCCAGTGTCGGAGGGAATAATCATATGCTTGGTAAGATCTTGATGGATTTCAAAACCATATCACATTCAACCGAATGATTATTGTCAATTTGCCTAATCAACTTGACGGGTAGGATACTTAAGTACTTaaagaaatttgaatgtctcTTAAGACTGGGAAAAGTCTTATGTTGCAACACTTACAAGAATAGATTATAGGTCGGAGTATATGCAGAGGAATGAGGGACTTCCTCCCAAGATCTTTGAGCGTAAAGGCAGAACCACTCCGGAAGGACTCTGGTTTTGCAGCCAAAATATGTAAAgcagtttttcctttttcattacgTTTGCCAGCAAGATCAGGATACGACTCCAATATGCCAATTGCCAAACCTGCTGATACAGTAGAGTGAAACATGTAGGAAGCAGTAAACTTGAAAAGGACTAACATATAATGCAACAACATCCCACATCATATTCGACCAGCATAGACCTAGACAAAAGATAAGATAGCATAATCTGATAAACTGAACAAACATTCGAATTCAGCCAAAAACTTGACTGCTTTTGCAGAGGCAATCAAAATTTTACTCGATAGAGAAGCTTACTGTAACATTCTCCAATTACAGCAGCATGAAGGATTGTGCATCCGTCATTCCTCCTCATCATACAATCACCAATATGCCATCCGTCATTCCTCCTCATCATACAATCACCGATATGCTTTTCCAGGAGTGAGAAAACTTCCTTTTTCCTACATGCCGCAGCCACAAAAAGAGGGGTTTCACCCAGTTTGTTGCTCTCAGACACTAAATCGTTTTCTGTCCTTAACATGATCTCTGCAACATCCTTGTGGCCAAATCTTGCAGCTTCATGCAATGCAGTGTCGCCGTTGACATTCTTTGCCTTCAGAGTTTCACTGGTCACAAGACCATCTTGGAGAAGTAATTCGAAGGCAGCCGCATTTCCGTGAATGGCCAGAAAATGGAGAACAGTATCACCACATTTAACAAGTGGTTTCACACTTTCTTCCTTCCAGAAACTGCGAAAGTTTTCTACTGACCGTCTTTTCCCCTCTAAGACTGCTCTAAAAGCAGCAGATCGATTGCTGCGATCATCGTTGATTCTTGAGCTTGCCATTTTGGATaggtataaaaaaaatttcttctaGATTATTATGAGAGCGCTATATCAAGTAATCATCCATATATGTAGgcccaaaaaatattttacaaTGTAATAAGCCTCTCAGATCAAATATAAGCCACAAGACTTTCTTGACTATATATGAatgagcaaaagaagaaaaagacaaaataaaTCCCGAAACCCGAAAACATAATAGAAGAAACGGAACTCGGAGGTTTTTCTTACTAACACTCTAaatcttttctctctcttacaTCGATAGATAAAAAATTATAGTCTTTATATAAACTAGCAAGTGTCAAAATCCTATTGGGATTCAAACTACCAAAACATACTAATAACAGGAAATCACAACTAAACAACAAAATAAGTAGTtttctaaataaataaataaatcctaaAAACACTTGATTTAATAATCCTACATTGCCTACTTTAAATCAATGTCTTCAAGCATCTTTTTTAACTTAAGAACCGCTCCACCTTCAGTGGTTTTGTAAAATATCCACCATTTGATCTTCACTATTGCAATAATTAATGGCAATCTTTTGATCTTGATCTAGTTTACAAATGAGGTGAAACTTGATATCAATGTGCTTGTTTCTTCCATGAAATACCAGATTCTTTAACAACTCAATTGCAGACTTGCTATCATAATAAATCTTGG
Coding sequences within it:
- the LOC113755136 gene encoding ankyrin repeat domain-containing protein 65-like, which gives rise to MASSRINDDRSNRSAAFRAVLEGKRRSVENFRSFWKEESVKPLVKCGDTVLHFLAIHGNAAAFELLLQDGLVTSETLKAKNVNGDTALHEAARFGHKDVAEIMLRTENDLEKGSFLTPGKAYR